In Metopolophium dirhodum isolate CAU chromosome 7, ASM1992520v1, whole genome shotgun sequence, one genomic interval encodes:
- the LOC132948279 gene encoding uncharacterized protein LOC132948279 codes for MSVRRTRSINPDNLLRYYNIMFDGIFAGHASGGFNEEVIWISISMSIAIVILITIALCYLARQRCKKRQEISVRT; via the coding sequence ATGTCTGTACGTCGTACTAGGTCAATAAACCCAGATAATTTATTGAGATATTACAATATCATGTTTGACGGGATTTTCGCAGGGCACGCGTCCGGTGGTTTCAACGAGGAGGTCATATGGATCAGCATCAGCATGAGTATTGCCATCGTCATACTGATAACGATAGCTCTGTGCTATTTGGCTCGGCAGCGGTGCAAAAAGAGACAGGAGATAAGCGTACGCACTTAA